GCTGCAAGCAGCCGCTCAATTTCGATCACTTCCTCCGCGGTGAGCGCCATCGTGGCTCCTCTTTGACTCCTAAAAGGCCGGTCTTCATTGCCAAAACAGACGCTCCGGATCCGCGTTCAATTCGTCGATTGCAGAAGTCAACCGATGGCAAAGGCTGTAAAATTCCCAGATTCCTCGCGCGTGGTTCTTGCGAAACAGCTTCCAGACCCCGCACACGGTATCATAAAGAATCAGCGCGACATCGATGAGAGCGCCATCCTTGTTGACGTTGCGCGAGCAACATGGGCTCTCGACGAGGTAGCCGCCCCTCACCGGCGTCACGTTCGGCGAGACGTAGAGATAGCGCCTGCGTGAGCTCAAGCCGCGCTCGATCCGTTTTCGATCGAGCTCGTTGGGGTGGGGCACCAGCCCGGCTTTTATCTTTCTCATCAGCGCAGCATTCATGGCGAACGCCTCCATTCAAAGCACTGTGATTTCTTCCTTAGACAGCCGATGAGCAGCTGCTTACCAAACTCGACAACGTAGATCGGCACGTTCGCTTCGGTATTGATCGCGACGTTGATGATCTCTCCGCTCACTCCGGCGGCGAGCAAGACTCCCTCGGGTTCTGTATCGGGAAATGAGTGGTCGTTAACGAGGTCGACTGCGGTCTTGGCCCGCTCGCCACGCCAATATTTTGGAAAGCCGCGCTGCGTCATGACTCCTCCGGCAACGGCAGATCATCGACCTCCGCGCAGGTGTCCACCGGCTCCAGTTCCCTGCGCTTCATGCCAACCCGGTAGCCGCTTTCCAGATATTCGACGCCGTAGATGTAGAATTGCTGTAGAAACGTGCCGATCGATACGACGTAACCCACCTCTCCCTTCTTGACGAGAACGTCGCCAATCTCCTTGCCGCGATAG
This is a stretch of genomic DNA from Bradyrhizobium sp. CB2312. It encodes these proteins:
- a CDS encoding DUF3024 domain-containing protein, with protein sequence MNAALMRKIKAGLVPHPNELDRKRIERGLSSRRRYLYVSPNVTPVRGGYLVESPCCSRNVNKDGALIDVALILYDTVCGVWKLFRKNHARGIWEFYSLCHRLTSAIDELNADPERLFWQ
- a CDS encoding nitrogen fixation protein NifZ, giving the protein MTQRGFPKYWRGERAKTAVDLVNDHSFPDTEPEGVLLAAGVSGEIINVAINTEANVPIYVVEFGKQLLIGCLRKKSQCFEWRRSP
- a CDS encoding nitrogen fixation protein NifZ; its protein translation is MNSIVRDSDVVELTEPPAFSFGEKVRTNRTIRNDGTYRGKEIGDVLVKKGEVGYVVSIGTFLQQFYIYGVEYLESGYRVGMKRRELEPVDTCAEVDDLPLPEES